Sequence from the Parvicella tangerina genome:
CATTATTGACGATGTTTCTCCCTACTTGAACACCAAAAGCATTCAGGCTAGTACGTCTGGGTCTCCATTGATCCTCAATGTTAAGCACCACATAGAATACAACGACCCGGTATCTGTATCAGAACCATTACCTGAGAAAATCCAGAGCAAGATTGACTTACTGGAGGATTCACTATTCTATCAAAATCTTCAGCTGCAAAAAATCAGAAATCAAATTTCCAATCTCGATCAGGAAAAAAGAATCATTACCAATAACAAGACTATTCGAGGTGAGGGAAAATCTGATTCTTTAGCCATATTTATGCAGGCCGTGGAATTCTACCATGAGAAGCTCAACGTCATTGAAAATCAGTTGTTGGAGCTCCAAATCACCGAACATGGATTAACACAGAAAGTGAGTAGTACCAACCGAGAATTAAGTGAATTGAGAAATTACAGTGCTCATCAAAAAGTTCAACCCCAAGTAAAGCCTCAAGTTCATCAGATCATACTTACTGTACACAGTGATTACGATACAGAAGCCGAATTCTTTGTAAACTATTTAGTCAACCGAGCGGGTTGGATCCCATCATACGACCTTAGAGCAACAGGAGCCGAAGACCCAGTAAACTTAACCTACAAAGCTAGTATCTACCAGAAAACAGGAGAAGATTGGGACAATGTTAAACTAACGCTTTCCACTTTTAATCAGTCATGCAGCTTTACAGTACCCACATTGGCTATGTGGGAGATTCAAAACAAAACAGAACTAAAATACAACCAAAATCAACGCAACATGCTAGGCTATGAATCTACTGACACAACTATGGTGATTCAACAGCAGAGCTTTTACTCCAACACACTCATTCCTACCAATAATGCAACTGCTGCTTTCACCGAGTTTAATGGCGCTATTGCTTCAAATGGATTCACTATTGGAACCCAGCAAGATCAGTTTATCCTACCTAAAAGCTTGGCTGGAAGTATGGATAAAACTCTTTCAAATGTAGAGTTCACTATCAAGAATAGGTACTCTATCAAAGCAGATGGAAAAGAGACCATGATGGTGGTTAGTAACGTGGATATGAAATCACACTTTAACTATATCTCGGTTCCAAAACTAGATACGGATGCCTTCTTGTTAGCCAACTTGACCGATTGGCGGAAATATAATCTTCTTCCTGCAAAAGCGAACATTTACTTTAACAACTCTTTTGTTGGAGAAACCGATATACAACCGTCTCAAATGAGTGACACCTTAGCTTTGGCTGTTGGACGAGAAAGAGGTTTTGAAATCACACGTAAAAAGATAGAAGACGAAGCTCAAGAAAAAACGATTAGCTCAAATATAAAGCGCGAAATCACGATCGAATTGGCGGTGAAAAACACCACAGGAGAAACTGCTGAGATCGAGTTGAAAGATCAAATCCCAGTCTCAAAAACAGACGATATCAAAGTGAAGCAACTCAACCTGAATGGTGCTCGCTTGAACGAAAAAACTGGGATTCTATCCTGGAAACTCGAACTTGCTCCAAATGAAGGTAAAATTATCGAATTCAGCTACGAGATTGTTCACGACAAGGATATTGAAGTGATATAGCTCATTAGGTTGAAATCTGGAAACTAACTTTTGTGTTCATGACAAGGAGATGCTTCTGACCGTTTTCCTAACGTAAGACTTGTTCAGTATGACCAGCCAGAATTAACCCATGTCATGCTGAGTGAAACGAAGCATCTCCTTCTAAATGGATACGAATCCTAATTCAGCAATGAGGTTCCTCATCATAAGAATTAACCTGCCAAGCCAATTCGGGAAAAACAGAATTTAAAATGAGAAAATCACTTTTCATCGCCCTACTACTTAGCTCCTCTTGCTCTTTCGCACAAATAGGGTTGAACGCTCTTCATGCCAACCCATTTACTCGAAACAAGCTTGACACCTCTGAACTTCACTGTGGAAGAAATTGGATGATGAGCGAACAGCGGATGGACAGTCTGATCATAGAAATTCAAAAATGGGAAGACTCATTGTCAAAAATGCAAATCACAGCAACCACAATCAATCTCGATCATTACGTATTACTCTACGCCACAGACTATACCTACAGAATAGAATTTAATGGAGAAGTCTCGGAACAATTGTGTGTCACTGACTCTCTTATGGGAAGACCCTTCGACTATAGCATGATTCATCTGAGTGAGATTACTCCCAACAACATGGATACCTTTGAAAGAGGTGCGTATCTAACCATTTCTAACACCCACTACTACTTGGGAAACTGCGAGTTATGGAATACCCAAAAATTCTACTTAATCAGAGAGGATCTTTTTTCAGAGATTTATACCTCAAAAGGAAAATAACTACTTCTCGATTCTTACAGCATCCGAACTAAACTCAAAAAGCTCCAGATCAAATTGTGCCGTTGCTGCCATGAGATGATCAAAGATATCCGACATGATATATTCGTAGTTTTCCCACACCTTGTCCTTACTCCAACAATAGATTTCTAATGGCAGTCCTTGTGGAGTCGGTTCTAAGTACCGCACCATAGTGATCATTTCGTGATTTAATGCAGGATTACCCCTTAAATATTCTAACGCATACTTTCTGAAAACTCCAAGATTGGTTAGATTTCTTCCATTGATAAGGTTAGATTTGTCAACACCTCTCTTTTCATTATCCGTCTGGATATCAGCACTTCTTTTAATCAAATAATCCGTAATTAGTTGAATTTCTTTTAATCGCTCCACATCCTCATCTTTTAAGAACTTCACACTCTTCTGCTTCAACCAGATCACCCGTTTAATCCTTCTACCTCCTGATTCAATCATCCCTCTCCAATTCTGAAAAGAGTCTGAGATCAACGCATAAGTGGGGATTGTTGTGATGGTGTTATCCCAGTTCCTCACCTTAACTGATGCTAAGCTGATCTCCATAACATCACCATCTGCGCCATAAGATTTAAAGGTAATCCAATCTCCTATTCTAACCATGTCATTTGCTGCGACCTGAATACTAGCCACAAACCCTAAAATGGTATCCTTGAAAACCAACAACACAATAGCTGAAGCGGCTCCTAAAGTCGTAAAGAAATGCCAAAAGTTGATCTCCGTAATGATCGCCAACATGGAGAATATCCCCAGCGCCCAAGCAAAGATCATAAAGACTTGAGTAAAGCTATCAATCGGTTTATCTTTAAAACGAGGTTTCGTTTTTAAATAGTCTTCAACTGTATTAAAAGTTCTTCTGATAATGGTAAGTGTGAGGTAAACACTTGCCAGCATCAAAACCTTCGTTACTACCTTTTCTCCTTTGGGAAATCCTTGATAAATAAAAGTAACTGCATCAAAAGCGATCAACAATGGTGGTATAAATGCTAATCTTAAGGGAACTCTATGGTTGACCAAGAAGTCATCAAACTTTGTTTTAGTTCTATCCGCAAGTTTATGAAACACGAATATGATTATTTTACGGATTACCCAATGAACTGCCCAACACAAACCAAACAGCAAAATGGTAAAAACCGTAACATCAAGATAGGCAGACCATTTATCTCCTAGTCCCATATCTAAAAACAGATCCCTAAAAAAGTGTTTCATAGCATTTTTGGTTTACCACAAAGTTATGATAAGAAAAATGCAATTCATACCAAATCACTTGTTAATATTCACACCAACCAATACCTTTGAGTCCTCAATAAAAAAACAAAGAATATGTCGGTAAGAAGTTTGTCTCCTGAAGTAATTTGGAATCATTTTGAAGACTTGAATGCAGTTCCTCGACCATCAAAAAAAGAAGAACGTGTGATTGCGTTTATGAAAGAATTTGGAAAAAAATTGGAGCTGGAAACTTACGAAGATCCCGCAGGTAATGTGATCATCAAAAAACCTGCAACTCCAGGAATGGAAGATAGACAAACGGTTATTTTACAAGGTCACTTAGACATGGTTCATCAGAAGAATGCGGAAACCGACTTTGATTTTGACACGCAGGGCATCCAGAGCTACATCGATGGAGAATGGGTTAAAGCAAAAGGAACTACATTGGGCGCAGATAATGGAATGGGAGTAGCAGCTGCGATGTCTATCCTTTCATCAAAGGATATTCCTCACCCAGCTATTGAAGCTTTGTTCACCATTGATGAGGAAACTGGAATGACAGGTGCGTTTGAATTAGAACAAGGAATTCTAGAAGGTACAATCTTACTAAACTTAGACACTGAGGATGATGATGAATTCTCGATAGGTTGTGCGGGGGGAATTGACACGAATACTTCTTACCACTACACCCCAGAATCACCAAAAGGAACTTTCGCATACAACATCACAGTAAAAGGTCTGAAAGGTGGACACTCAGGTATGGACATCCATCTCGAGAGAGGAAATGCGAACAAAATCATGAACCGATTAATTGCAGAGGGGCAGGATTACGGGGTTCAAATCGCTGAGATCAACGGAGGAAGTTTAAGAAATGCTATTCCTAGAGAGTCTTTCGCGACTGTAGTCGTAAACAGCGAAGACTTCGCTGAAGCAGTTGACCTTGCAAGTGAAGAGATCAAGGACGAGTTTGCCATATCAGACGGTGGATTGAAGATTGAGATTACAAAGTGTGACATTCCTGCTGAAGTAATGAGCATTGATGAAACTAACAAACTTATTCAGGCAATATTTGCCGTTCACAATGGCGTTTACAGAATGAGTATGGCGATTGAAGGTTTAGTAGAAACCTCCTCATCTCTGGCTCGTGTTATTGTTAAGGATGGGAGTTTTAAGACATTGTCTTTGCAAAGAAGTAGTGTAGAAAGCAGCAAAATGGATGTTGCTCATACGGTTGGGTCTGCATTTGCGTTGATGGGTTGCGAGGTAGAACATACAGGATCATACCCTGGTTGGGCTCCAAACCCTGACTCTACCATTCTAAAAACAATGGAGCCTATTTACAAGAAGATGTTCAACGAAGATCCAGACATTAAAGCTTGTCACGCAGGTTTGGAATGTGGGATTCTCAATGAACGATACCCTGGATTGGATATGATCTCTTTCGGTCCAACCATTAGAAATCCGCACTCTCCAGATGAAATGGTAAATATTAAATCCGTTGAGAAATTCTGGAACTTTTTACTGGAAGTCTTGAAAGAGACGCCTAAAAGGTAATGTACCAATTTGAAAGTTTAACAATGTATCAATTGGTCCATTTATGAGAGTTTTTTTCGCCTTGTTGTCCTTACTGTTATTTGCAACCTTACCTTCCTGTTCTACTAGCGAATGTGAGCGAAAACTTGAGAATGATTATCCAGAGATTCCGACTTACATAAAAAACCAAGAATTAGCGAAGCATTCAGAAGTAACTTGCACGGTCAAAGAACATAATTCTTACACGTTTTATGGTTATCAGGAACCTGAAGGCAAATGTCATTTCTTTGATGTGGAATTGACGTTAGAAAATGTCTTAATTACCACCTTTTCTTTTCTGATTGACGATAAAAGGCAATACGATATTCTCGTCTACGAATTTGAAAGTGATGAAGACCTCGAGAAATTCAAAAAATTCATACCAGACGCATCGCTATACTACGAAAAGAACAAAGAGATTCATGATTTTTTTGAAGCCAAGGATAAGGTTTACCTCTATTTTCATGGGATTCCTTAATCAATCGAAAACCTAACGTACTTCGTCTTAATATCTTGAGCCAGCCATTTACTTTCATAGAAGGTTCGAATTCCCATTTTGTAATGGATCTCATCTTCTTCTGGAGTCTGAGGCAGTAATTCTCCATATACATCCCAGGAGTGCATGTGATTCTTGTAGTTGTGCTCTTCGATTTGCTCTAGGGTATATTCAAATAGTAAATCACTATCTGTCTTCACATTGATCACACCATCTGGTCTTAAAAACTGCTTGTAACGCGCCATAAACAAGGGTGAGGTCAATCGTTTTCTTGGACGTTTAGGTTGAGGGTCGGAAAAAGTTAACCAAATCTCTGCAACTTCATTCTCTCCAAAGTACTGATCGATGAAATCCACTTTGGTTCTGATAAAACCTGCATTATCAATTCCTTCTTCCAAACAAGTCTTTGCACCTCTCCAAATACGAGCTCCTTTGATATCCACACCAATGAAGTTGTAGTCTTTGTACCTTCTTGCTAAACCAACTGTATACTCTCCTTTTCCACAGCCTAATTCTAAAATGATCGGCTTATCGTTTCCGAAGAACTCCTGACTCCACTTTCCTTTCCACTCATGTCCGCCTTTGATGTCCTCCATCTCGGGTTGCAACACATTGGAGAAATCCTCCATTTCGGCAAATCGCTTTAGCTTGTCTTTTCCCATGCCGCAAATTTATGGAAACTTTGTTTCAATGAATAAATGCACCAATGAAACAATTGATGAATTTGTTCGGTCATAAAAAAGAAGCATTTTTTCCTTTCATACCATTGAGCAGCCGCTTTTTGACAGTTGTCATATTGAGCGAAGTGCAACGTAGTCGAAATATCTCACGCCAAATAATAGCTAGATTTCTTCGCTCCTTGCTTCTCCATAGCGGCTACGGGAAGACAAGTCGTCCGAAGTGACAAAAAAGAAAACTATTCTTCGAATCCAGAAAGCTTATTCCTAAGCACGATCAGTTCTTCGTTCATTTCATCCATTCGATCCAGCAAGTTCAATATCACATCAATTCCCTCAAAGTTGATATCCAGGTCTGAGTGAAAGCGGATTATTTTTTCAATTCTCGGTAAATAAGAACTTTCTACATAACCTTCTTTCACCACCTCAATCAACCCATACTCCTCCATCGTAAGAATTAGCGTACGCTCAACTTTATGCCCTGAACAAATCTCTTCAATTGCTATTAATGTTTTTGATTCCATATCTAATTCTATTTACGCATTGCTGCCAATTGTTTGAATAACTCCTCCTCTTTTTCGGATAAATTTGTGGGTAAAACCACATTATAAGTGATGTATAAGTCTCCAAATTGCCCTTCTTTCTTATAAACAGGCATTCCTTTTCCTGTTAGCTTTACCTTCGTTTGACTTTGTGTTTGTGGCTTAACTTTAAGCTTCACCTTTCCAGTTAACGTGTCAACAGTTATCTCACCACCTAGCATTGCCGTATACAAATCAAGATCAACCACCTTATACAAATTGCTTTTATCACGTCTAAAGGAGGTGTTATTATCAATGATGAACGTAATGAATAAATCTCCTTTCGGTCCACCATTCATTCCTGGACCACCATGTCCTTTTATCTTGATCGTTTGTTGATTCT
This genomic interval carries:
- a CDS encoding mucoidy inhibitor MuiA family protein, which codes for MKKQIILLGLMITASFPTLANTISSRISSVTVYLNGAQVYRKAKTSLSKGTNEIIIDDVSPYLNTKSIQASTSGSPLILNVKHHIEYNDPVSVSEPLPEKIQSKIDLLEDSLFYQNLQLQKIRNQISNLDQEKRIITNNKTIRGEGKSDSLAIFMQAVEFYHEKLNVIENQLLELQITEHGLTQKVSSTNRELSELRNYSAHQKVQPQVKPQVHQIILTVHSDYDTEAEFFVNYLVNRAGWIPSYDLRATGAEDPVNLTYKASIYQKTGEDWDNVKLTLSTFNQSCSFTVPTLAMWEIQNKTELKYNQNQRNMLGYESTDTTMVIQQQSFYSNTLIPTNNATAAFTEFNGAIASNGFTIGTQQDQFILPKSLAGSMDKTLSNVEFTIKNRYSIKADGKETMMVVSNVDMKSHFNYISVPKLDTDAFLLANLTDWRKYNLLPAKANIYFNNSFVGETDIQPSQMSDTLALAVGRERGFEITRKKIEDEAQEKTISSNIKREITIELAVKNTTGETAEIELKDQIPVSKTDDIKVKQLNLNGARLNEKTGILSWKLELAPNEGKIIEFSYEIVHDKDIEVI
- a CDS encoding mechanosensitive ion channel family protein, with protein sequence MKHFFRDLFLDMGLGDKWSAYLDVTVFTILLFGLCWAVHWVIRKIIIFVFHKLADRTKTKFDDFLVNHRVPLRLAFIPPLLIAFDAVTFIYQGFPKGEKVVTKVLMLASVYLTLTIIRRTFNTVEDYLKTKPRFKDKPIDSFTQVFMIFAWALGIFSMLAIITEINFWHFFTTLGAASAIVLLVFKDTILGFVASIQVAANDMVRIGDWITFKSYGADGDVMEISLASVKVRNWDNTITTIPTYALISDSFQNWRGMIESGGRRIKRVIWLKQKSVKFLKDEDVERLKEIQLITDYLIKRSADIQTDNEKRGVDKSNLINGRNLTNLGVFRKYALEYLRGNPALNHEMITMVRYLEPTPQGLPLEIYCWSKDKVWENYEYIMSDIFDHLMAATAQFDLELFEFSSDAVRIEK
- a CDS encoding aminoacyl-histidine dipeptidase; translated protein: MSVRSLSPEVIWNHFEDLNAVPRPSKKEERVIAFMKEFGKKLELETYEDPAGNVIIKKPATPGMEDRQTVILQGHLDMVHQKNAETDFDFDTQGIQSYIDGEWVKAKGTTLGADNGMGVAAAMSILSSKDIPHPAIEALFTIDEETGMTGAFELEQGILEGTILLNLDTEDDDEFSIGCAGGIDTNTSYHYTPESPKGTFAYNITVKGLKGGHSGMDIHLERGNANKIMNRLIAEGQDYGVQIAEINGGSLRNAIPRESFATVVVNSEDFAEAVDLASEEIKDEFAISDGGLKIEITKCDIPAEVMSIDETNKLIQAIFAVHNGVYRMSMAIEGLVETSSSLARVIVKDGSFKTLSLQRSSVESSKMDVAHTVGSAFALMGCEVEHTGSYPGWAPNPDSTILKTMEPIYKKMFNEDPDIKACHAGLECGILNERYPGLDMISFGPTIRNPHSPDEMVNIKSVEKFWNFLLEVLKETPKR
- the trmB gene encoding tRNA (guanosine(46)-N7)-methyltransferase TrmB, giving the protein MGKDKLKRFAEMEDFSNVLQPEMEDIKGGHEWKGKWSQEFFGNDKPIILELGCGKGEYTVGLARRYKDYNFIGVDIKGARIWRGAKTCLEEGIDNAGFIRTKVDFIDQYFGENEVAEIWLTFSDPQPKRPRKRLTSPLFMARYKQFLRPDGVINVKTDSDLLFEYTLEQIEEHNYKNHMHSWDVYGELLPQTPEEDEIHYKMGIRTFYESKWLAQDIKTKYVRFSID
- a CDS encoding chaperone modulator CbpM; translated protein: MESKTLIAIEEICSGHKVERTLILTMEEYGLIEVVKEGYVESSYLPRIEKIIRFHSDLDINFEGIDVILNLLDRMDEMNEELIVLRNKLSGFEE